A portion of the Vicingus serpentipes genome contains these proteins:
- a CDS encoding tetratricopeptide repeat protein — protein MKNKFTLLLSLILSLNSFVLNAQDKTTGKIGYKMKMSEARHEYLNGNIRGGLLIYRELLKEFTNDAMVNYRMGECYLDLKEWSLAVEYLQNAKNIDENVVPELYYQLGVAYHRNNQLDNASEAFNTYLPKSKKRDREVYDVNTMLTQVDFAKKMINSPVKVEITNLGKNINSRGGDYSPSISADGKTLIFTSRRSDTKGGGVDKAGDYKYFEDIYLSEWDSAKGDWGKAQPIEGKLNTEGHDASLSISPDGSQIFIYRNDGKIYIGDIFVSKKRTSGSWGNPKDMEKPINSSYFESSASLSADGNKLYFVSEREGNKNGAQGRGDIYVVEKITKSTWGEPKNLGPIINTPKDEISVFIHPDGKTLFFSSKGHLSMGGYDIFMSKLQMDGTWSKPENLGYPINTIDDDVHFILSTDGRIGHYSTVRTDGLGERDIYKIDLSNYDLLKGVQVNLSILKGRISSTNKDESVQGEIEFKNDKGEVVAKTNADDEGNYFITLSGNQKYSLLINAEGFESKTSEVSLPLGETTTHIQVENYQMTPVVGQ, from the coding sequence ATGAAAAATAAATTTACGCTACTACTTTCCCTAATCTTAAGCCTTAACTCATTTGTACTAAATGCCCAAGATAAAACAACCGGTAAAATTGGTTATAAAATGAAAATGAGCGAAGCTCGTCATGAATATTTGAATGGCAACATTAGAGGGGGGTTATTAATTTATAGAGAGTTGTTAAAAGAGTTTACCAACGATGCTATGGTAAATTATAGAATGGGGGAATGTTATCTTGATTTAAAAGAATGGAGTTTAGCTGTTGAGTATCTTCAAAATGCTAAAAATATTGATGAAAATGTTGTTCCTGAATTATATTATCAATTGGGTGTTGCCTATCATAGAAACAATCAGTTAGATAACGCTTCTGAGGCATTCAATACTTATTTACCAAAATCTAAGAAAAGGGATAGAGAAGTTTACGATGTAAATACTATGCTCACCCAAGTTGACTTTGCTAAAAAAATGATTAACTCACCAGTTAAAGTTGAAATAACCAACTTAGGGAAAAATATTAACTCAAGAGGAGGAGATTATTCTCCGTCAATTTCTGCAGATGGAAAAACGTTAATATTTACTTCTAGACGTTCTGATACTAAAGGTGGAGGGGTTGATAAAGCTGGTGATTATAAATATTTTGAAGATATTTATTTATCAGAATGGGACTCAGCTAAAGGTGATTGGGGAAAAGCACAGCCAATCGAAGGAAAGTTAAATACAGAAGGACACGATGCTAGTTTAAGTATTTCTCCAGATGGTTCTCAAATATTTATTTATCGCAATGATGGTAAAATATATATAGGGGATATTTTTGTTTCTAAAAAACGAACTTCTGGCTCTTGGGGTAACCCTAAAGATATGGAGAAGCCAATTAACTCTTCATATTTTGAAAGTTCAGCATCTTTATCTGCAGATGGTAACAAGTTATATTTTGTTAGTGAAAGAGAAGGAAATAAAAATGGAGCTCAAGGTAGAGGTGATATATATGTCGTTGAAAAAATTACTAAATCTACTTGGGGTGAACCTAAAAATTTAGGACCAATAATTAATACTCCTAAAGATGAAATTTCAGTATTTATTCATCCAGATGGTAAAACATTATTTTTTAGTTCAAAAGGTCATTTATCAATGGGAGGTTATGATATTTTTATGTCTAAATTACAAATGGACGGAACATGGTCTAAGCCAGAAAATTTAGGCTATCCAATTAACACTATTGATGATGATGTTCACTTTATATTAAGTACAGATGGTAGAATTGGCCACTATTCTACCGTAAGAACAGACGGGTTGGGTGAAAGAGACATTTATAAAATAGATTTATCAAACTATGATTTATTAAAAGGTGTTCAGGTTAACTTATCAATTTTAAAAGGAAGAATTTCATCGACAAATAAGGATGAATCAGTTCAAGGCGAAATTGAGTTTAAAAACGATAAAGGTGAAGTTGTAGCAAAAACAAATGCTGATGATGAGGGCAACTATTTCATAACCTTATCGGGTAATCAAAAATATTCACTTTTAATTAACGCTGAAGGGTTTGAATCAAAGACTAGTGAAGTATCTCTTCCTTTAGGTGAAACTACTACACATATTCAAGTAGAAAACTATCAAATGACACCTGTAGTTGGTCAATAA
- a CDS encoding ABC transporter ATP-binding protein has product MKNLQKILKYALNYKKYALLNIISNILSVIFELVAMLLFIPFLNLLFNEKTVIVSSLPQFSFSKDYFEAYFNFTMNQYIADNDKLAALYFVCVLVGAMFLLKNLFRYLALFFIAVMRTGIVKDLRKDIYNKILILPLSYYSEEKKGDILSRITTDVQEIEFSILNSLEMLFREPISVILSLAVMIAINPHLTLFSLILLPITGLVIGRLGKSLKRSSSRVQQQMGVLLSTVEETLTGLRIIKAFNAEESSNKHFDQQNSSYASLTLKMTRKRDLASPISEFLGAMAMVGLAYYGGSLVLDGNSDFNGGEFIGYIIIFAKLIAPVKAFSSAYAIVQKGAASADRVDAILSAKNPILEKENPEILNTINENIHYNNVSFSYNKSDIVLNNIDLKIEKGKTIALVGESGGGKSTLADLLPRFYDVSSGAIEIDGINIKNLSLHGLRSLIGVVTQESILFNDSVFNNISFGTNNASREEVIEAAKIANAHEFIIQLENGYDTNIGDRGGKLSGGQRQRLSIARAVLKNPPILILDEATSALDTESEKLVQDALTKLMKNRTSIVIAHRLSTIQNADEIIVLQKGEIAERGTHSQLLSQEGIYKRLSDLQTFSN; this is encoded by the coding sequence ATGAAAAACCTCCAGAAAATATTAAAGTATGCTTTAAACTATAAGAAGTACGCGCTATTAAATATTATTAGCAATATTCTTTCTGTAATATTTGAACTTGTAGCAATGCTACTTTTCATCCCTTTTTTAAATCTTTTGTTCAATGAAAAAACAGTTATTGTTTCTTCATTACCTCAATTCAGTTTCTCTAAAGACTATTTTGAAGCCTATTTTAATTTTACAATGAACCAATACATTGCAGATAATGACAAATTAGCTGCACTATATTTTGTTTGCGTTCTTGTTGGAGCTATGTTCTTATTAAAGAACTTGTTTAGATATTTAGCTTTGTTTTTTATTGCTGTAATGAGAACTGGTATTGTAAAAGATTTAAGAAAAGATATTTATAACAAAATACTAATTCTACCACTATCCTATTATTCAGAAGAAAAAAAAGGCGACATCTTATCTCGGATTACTACTGATGTTCAGGAAATAGAATTCTCTATTCTAAATTCATTAGAGATGCTTTTTAGAGAGCCTATTTCTGTAATCCTATCATTGGCAGTAATGATAGCAATTAATCCTCATTTAACCCTCTTTTCTTTAATACTGCTTCCTATAACAGGACTAGTAATTGGTCGTTTAGGAAAAAGTTTAAAACGTTCATCTTCAAGAGTGCAACAACAAATGGGTGTTTTATTATCTACTGTTGAAGAAACACTTACAGGATTAAGAATAATTAAAGCATTTAATGCTGAAGAGAGTTCAAACAAGCATTTTGATCAACAAAATTCTTCTTACGCTTCGTTAACTCTTAAAATGACACGAAAAAGAGATTTAGCTTCTCCAATTAGTGAGTTTTTAGGAGCAATGGCTATGGTTGGTTTAGCATATTATGGAGGTAGTTTAGTTTTAGATGGAAATTCAGATTTTAATGGCGGAGAATTTATAGGTTATATTATCATTTTTGCAAAACTTATCGCCCCTGTTAAAGCATTTTCTTCTGCCTATGCAATCGTTCAAAAAGGTGCTGCTTCAGCAGATAGAGTTGATGCAATTTTAAGTGCTAAAAATCCAATACTTGAAAAAGAAAATCCAGAAATTCTTAATACAATCAATGAAAATATCCATTATAATAATGTTTCTTTTTCTTACAATAAAAGCGATATCGTTTTAAATAATATTGATTTAAAAATAGAAAAAGGGAAGACTATTGCTTTGGTTGGAGAATCTGGTGGAGGTAAATCTACTTTAGCTGATTTATTACCTCGTTTTTATGATGTAAGTTCTGGAGCTATTGAAATTGATGGAATCAATATTAAAAATCTATCTCTACATGGTTTAAGAAGTTTAATTGGTGTTGTAACACAAGAATCTATTTTATTTAATGATAGTGTATTTAATAATATTTCATTCGGGACTAATAATGCTTCAAGAGAAGAAGTAATAGAAGCTGCTAAAATTGCAAATGCTCATGAATTTATTATTCAACTAGAAAATGGATACGATACAAACATCGGTGACAGAGGTGGTAAATTATCTGGCGGACAAAGACAGCGATTAAGTATTGCTAGAGCGGTATTAAAAAATCCACCTATTTTAATTTTAGATGAAGCAACATCTGCTCTTGATACCGAATCAGAAAAATTGGTTCAAGATGCATTGACTAAATTGATGAAAAACAGAACTTCAATAGTTATTGCACACCGACTTTCTACTATTCAAAATGCAGATGAAATTATAGTATTACAAAAAGGCGAAATAGCTGAAAGAGGTACGCATAGTCAACTTTTATCTCAAGAAGGAATTTATAAAAGGCTATCTGATTTACAAACTTTCTCAAACTAA
- a CDS encoding glycosyltransferase family protein, with the protein MKVCGFTIIRNALKFDYPVVESINSILPLCDEFVVAVGNSDDDTLELIKSINSPKIKIIETIWDDNLRVGGKVLADETNKAFDAISEDFDWCFYIQSDEIVHEKYHAEIKKQLELEANNSSIDGLLFKYKHFYGSYDYVGISRKWYRHEIRIIKNNKKIRSYRDAQGFRINNQKLKVKAIDAYIYHYGWVKHPEQQQAKQQSFNKMWHDDNWMKQNIKDVEEFDYTAIDLLEKFNESHPSVMKNRIEKMNWNFSFDPTIIRLPLKIKITHFIEKLTGYRIGEYKNYRF; encoded by the coding sequence ATGAAAGTTTGTGGTTTTACCATAATTAGAAATGCTCTAAAATTTGACTATCCAGTAGTTGAATCTATTAACTCTATTCTACCTCTTTGTGATGAGTTTGTAGTCGCTGTCGGAAATTCTGATGATGATACACTTGAACTCATAAAAAGCATTAATTCACCTAAAATAAAAATTATTGAAACTATTTGGGACGATAATTTAAGAGTTGGAGGTAAAGTTTTAGCAGACGAAACAAATAAAGCTTTTGATGCAATTTCTGAAGATTTTGATTGGTGTTTTTATATCCAAAGTGACGAAATAGTACACGAAAAATATCACGCTGAAATTAAAAAACAATTGGAGCTTGAAGCTAATAATTCTTCAATTGATGGATTACTCTTTAAATACAAACATTTTTATGGCTCTTACGACTATGTTGGCATATCAAGAAAATGGTATAGACATGAAATCAGAATCATAAAAAACAATAAAAAAATACGTTCTTATAGAGATGCTCAAGGTTTTAGAATTAATAATCAAAAACTAAAAGTAAAAGCAATTGATGCTTATATTTATCACTATGGATGGGTTAAACACCCAGAACAGCAACAAGCCAAACAACAAAGTTTTAACAAAATGTGGCATGATGATAATTGGATGAAACAAAACATAAAAGATGTTGAGGAATTTGATTACACCGCAATAGATTTATTAGAAAAGTTTAATGAATCTCATCCATCCGTAATGAAAAATAGAATTGAAAAAATGAATTGGAATTTTAGTTTTGATCCTACAATTATTAGACTTCCGCTTAAGATAAAGATAACCCACTTTATAGAAAAATTAACTGGATATAGAATTGGTGAATATAAAAACTATCGTTTTTAG
- a CDS encoding YigZ family protein, with protein sequence MTDAYFTIKQPSEGVYKEKGSKFIAFAYPIYNEEEFKEHLTQLKKDYHDARHHCYAFRLGLTENEYRYSDDGEPNNSAGKPIYGQLLSSNITNVTIIVIRYFGGTKLGVGGLITAYKEAARDAINNAKIVKRTVNHFYTIKFDYAAMSDVMNFIKLHNLNVTNQVFENNCSIEFNIRTKEAEQVITEFEKIENVKIEFLRTI encoded by the coding sequence ATGACTGATGCTTATTTTACTATAAAACAACCAAGCGAAGGAGTTTATAAAGAGAAAGGAAGTAAATTCATTGCTTTTGCATACCCTATTTATAATGAAGAAGAATTTAAAGAACATCTTACTCAACTAAAAAAAGACTATCATGATGCTCGTCATCATTGTTATGCTTTTAGACTAGGACTTACTGAAAATGAATATCGTTATAGTGATGACGGTGAACCAAACAACTCTGCAGGAAAACCTATCTATGGACAGTTATTATCTAGTAATATTACAAATGTTACAATTATAGTTATTCGCTATTTTGGTGGAACAAAACTTGGTGTTGGTGGATTAATAACTGCTTATAAAGAAGCTGCAAGAGATGCCATTAATAATGCTAAAATTGTAAAAAGAACAGTTAATCATTTCTATACGATTAAATTCGATTACGCGGCTATGAGTGATGTAATGAACTTTATAAAACTCCATAACCTAAACGTTACCAACCAAGTTTTTGAAAATAATTGCTCAATAGAATTTAATATAAGAACAAAAGAAGCTGAGCAAGTAATAACTGAATTTGAAAAAATTGAAAATGTGAAAATTGAGTTTTTGAGAACTATCTAA
- a CDS encoding menaquinone biosynthetic enzyme MqnA/MqnD family protein: protein MKIKISLVSYLNTLPFLYGINKTAFNNETELQSDIPSVCAQKLINKDVDLGLVPVATLPYLKDYHIVSDYCIGAKGKVNSVLLLSDVPLNEIEEVYLDYQSRTSINLTKVLAKNYWNIAPKWKNSEAGYENHILGKTAGVIIGDRTFNLNKEYKFKYDLAEEWFNFTQLPFAFACWVSNKELDKSFIEEFNNALSFGVSHIPESISLANNDQVHEKDLLKYLTEDIDYNLDNDKRKSIQLFLEYLTEITD from the coding sequence TTGAAGATTAAAATCTCATTAGTATCTTACTTAAATACGTTGCCGTTTTTATACGGAATTAATAAAACAGCTTTTAATAACGAAACTGAATTACAATCAGATATTCCTTCTGTTTGTGCACAAAAGTTAATAAATAAAGATGTAGATTTAGGCTTGGTTCCAGTAGCAACTTTACCTTACTTAAAGGATTATCATATCGTTTCAGACTATTGTATTGGAGCAAAAGGAAAAGTAAATTCAGTGTTATTGTTAAGCGATGTCCCACTTAATGAAATAGAAGAAGTGTATTTAGATTATCAATCTAGAACATCAATAAACCTAACAAAGGTTTTGGCTAAAAACTATTGGAATATTGCACCTAAATGGAAAAATTCTGAAGCAGGTTATGAAAATCACATATTAGGAAAAACAGCAGGTGTAATTATTGGCGATAGAACTTTTAATTTAAATAAAGAATACAAGTTCAAATACGATTTAGCTGAAGAGTGGTTTAACTTCACTCAATTACCATTTGCCTTTGCATGTTGGGTATCTAATAAAGAATTAGATAAAAGTTTTATTGAAGAATTTAATAATGCTTTATCTTTTGGAGTTAGTCATATTCCAGAATCAATTTCACTAGCAAATAATGATCAAGTTCATGAAAAAGATTTGCTTAAATATTTAACTGAGGATATTGATTACAATTTAGATAATGACAAAAGAAAGTCTATTCAATTATTCTTAGAATATTTAACAGAAATTACTGATTAA
- a CDS encoding EI24 domain-containing protein — translation MFKNFGIGLSSYGKAIELLFSKGLIWYMIFPIILNLLFLVLGWLGIGSLTDFVGNWLEDITKIEKDSFYGAEYLTPISTYLSGIASGFVWVLMKFIFFFVFAYFGGYIVVICLSPVFAFLSEKTEEILTGNKYKFDGDQMMRDVVRGVLLALRNLFIELFYMIIIFILGLFIPLIGGIIGSFFLFFISSYFYGFSFIDYNNERRRIKLKDSVQFMRANKGMAIANGMVFSIFLLIPFCGTTLAGFVAIISVIAATVSTHKIVDLSNNPYAQNYTPIED, via the coding sequence ATGTTTAAAAATTTCGGAATAGGATTAAGTTCATATGGTAAAGCAATAGAATTATTGTTCTCTAAAGGCTTAATCTGGTATATGATTTTTCCAATTATACTAAATCTGTTGTTTTTAGTTTTGGGTTGGTTAGGTATTGGTTCATTAACTGATTTTGTAGGAAATTGGTTAGAAGATATTACTAAGATTGAAAAAGATTCTTTTTATGGAGCAGAATATTTAACGCCTATTTCTACTTATTTATCAGGAATAGCAAGTGGCTTTGTTTGGGTGTTAATGAAGTTTATTTTCTTCTTCGTATTTGCATATTTTGGAGGTTATATTGTTGTTATTTGCCTTTCACCTGTTTTTGCATTTTTATCTGAGAAAACAGAAGAAATTTTAACAGGAAATAAGTATAAATTTGATGGAGATCAAATGATGAGAGATGTTGTTCGTGGAGTTTTACTAGCATTAAGAAACTTATTTATCGAATTATTTTACATGATAATTATATTTATTTTAGGATTATTTATTCCTTTAATAGGAGGTATAATAGGTTCTTTTTTCTTATTCTTTATCAGCTCTTACTTTTATGGATTTTCATTTATTGATTATAATAATGAACGGCGAAGAATAAAATTAAAAGATAGTGTTCAATTTATGAGAGCTAATAAAGGAATGGCAATTGCAAATGGGATGGTTTTTTCAATTTTTTTATTAATTCCTTTTTGTGGAACGACCTTAGCCGGTTTTGTTGCGATTATTTCTGTTATTGCGGCAACAGTTTCAACTCATAAAATAGTAGATTTGTCAAATAATCCATACGCTCAAAACTACACACCCATTGAAGATTAA
- the purB gene encoding adenylosuccinate lyase, giving the protein MNLSPLTAISPIDGRYGRVTNSLSAYFSEEALIKYRVRVEIEYFIALCELPLPQLKDFDKNRFSDLRNIYINFSNEDALVVKETEKVTNHDVKAVEYFIKDKFDKLNINPAFKEFVHFGLTSQDINNTSVPLTLKEALNDVFYPLLEEALNLIKQKANDWKNIPMLAKTHGQPASPTKLGKEFYVFVERIEKQLAQVKAVPFSAKFGGATGNLNAHHVAYPEYNWIEFSNNYVNKKLGLDRSQTTTQIEHYDNLAALFDGLKRINNILIDLDRDVWTYVSMDYFKQKIKEGEIGSSAMPHKVNPIDFENSEGNLGIANAIFEHLSAKLPISRLQRDLTDSTVLRNVGVPIGHSVIALASLIKGLNKLLINEDKIAADLENNWAVVAEAIQTVLRRESYPKPYEALKELTRTNSKITASSIADFIETLNVNDEIKAELKKITPYNFTGVELF; this is encoded by the coding sequence ATGAATTTATCTCCTTTAACAGCTATTTCTCCAATTGATGGAAGATATGGAAGAGTTACAAATAGTTTATCAGCTTACTTTTCAGAAGAAGCTTTAATTAAATATCGAGTAAGAGTAGAAATTGAATATTTTATCGCTTTATGTGAATTACCTTTACCACAACTAAAAGATTTTGATAAGAATCGTTTTTCTGATCTAAGAAACATTTACATCAATTTTTCTAACGAAGATGCTTTAGTAGTTAAAGAAACTGAAAAAGTAACCAACCACGATGTTAAAGCTGTTGAATATTTTATTAAAGATAAATTCGACAAATTAAATATTAACCCTGCATTTAAGGAATTTGTTCATTTTGGGTTAACTTCTCAAGACATCAATAACACTTCTGTACCTTTAACCTTGAAAGAGGCTTTAAATGATGTTTTTTATCCATTATTGGAGGAAGCATTAAATTTAATAAAACAAAAAGCAAACGATTGGAAAAACATTCCAATGTTAGCAAAAACTCACGGGCAACCTGCTTCTCCAACTAAATTGGGGAAAGAATTTTATGTTTTTGTTGAGCGTATCGAAAAACAATTAGCTCAAGTTAAAGCTGTCCCTTTTTCAGCAAAATTTGGTGGCGCAACTGGAAATTTAAATGCTCATCACGTTGCTTATCCAGAATACAATTGGATTGAATTTTCTAATAATTATGTAAACAAGAAATTAGGTTTAGATCGTTCTCAAACAACAACTCAAATTGAACATTACGATAATTTAGCCGCATTATTTGATGGTCTAAAAAGAATAAATAACATATTAATTGACTTAGATCGAGATGTTTGGACTTATGTCTCTATGGACTATTTTAAACAAAAAATTAAAGAAGGTGAAATAGGTTCATCTGCAATGCCACACAAGGTTAATCCAATCGATTTTGAAAATTCTGAAGGAAACTTAGGAATTGCAAATGCTATTTTTGAACACCTTTCGGCTAAACTTCCTATTTCTCGTTTGCAAAGAGATTTAACTGATTCTACTGTTTTAAGGAATGTTGGGGTACCTATCGGCCATTCTGTAATTGCTCTTGCTTCTTTAATAAAAGGATTAAATAAACTATTAATTAATGAAGATAAAATTGCTGCTGATTTAGAAAATAATTGGGCTGTAGTTGCAGAAGCTATTCAAACTGTATTAAGAAGAGAAAGTTACCCGAAACCATATGAAGCGCTAAAAGAATTAACAAGAACTAATTCTAAAATTACAGCTTCCTCTATTGCAGATTTTATTGAAACATTAAATGTAAACGATGAAATCAAAGCTGAATTAAAAAAAATCACTCCTTATAACTTTACAGGAGTAGAATTATTTTAA
- a CDS encoding EamA/RhaT family transporter — translation MIDIVLTILAFNILIIIFKFFDKLKIDNLQALIVNYITAGFCALLFTKQSIVVSEVLHSDFIYHAIAIGFLFIIVFNFYATGTQKVGIAITTVANKLSLFIPVAVAIIIYPNEKISLSKLIAFGLAAISIYLSSTKNKKLNFDKKYLWLIILVFVGQGVADSIFNHAQQTAVNDNEKTLFFIVLFMMAGLSGLVILLFKSIKSKLKLSIKNVIGGIALGIPNYASLVFFFNALESSGLEASQVFPVVSMGVIVISAIVGKLLFKEHLSLYNWLGLGIAIIAIFIITFA, via the coding sequence ATGATTGATATTGTACTTACTATCCTAGCGTTTAACATCTTAATCATAATTTTTAAGTTTTTTGACAAACTAAAAATTGACAATTTACAAGCGTTAATTGTTAATTACATCACGGCTGGATTTTGTGCCTTATTATTCACCAAACAATCTATTGTTGTAAGCGAAGTTTTACATTCTGACTTTATATACCATGCTATAGCAATTGGATTTTTATTTATTATTGTTTTTAATTTCTATGCAACTGGAACTCAAAAGGTAGGCATTGCAATAACTACAGTCGCCAATAAACTTTCGTTGTTTATTCCTGTTGCTGTCGCCATAATAATTTATCCTAATGAAAAAATAAGTTTATCGAAACTAATCGCTTTTGGATTAGCTGCAATTAGTATCTATTTGTCTTCAACAAAAAACAAGAAATTAAACTTTGATAAAAAATATTTGTGGCTTATTATACTTGTTTTTGTAGGACAAGGTGTTGCTGACTCTATTTTTAATCATGCTCAACAAACTGCTGTTAACGACAATGAAAAAACACTATTTTTTATTGTTTTGTTTATGATGGCAGGACTTTCTGGTCTAGTTATTCTTCTTTTCAAATCAATAAAATCAAAGCTAAAACTGTCTATTAAAAATGTAATTGGTGGTATAGCTCTAGGAATTCCAAATTATGCTTCTCTAGTATTTTTCTTTAATGCATTAGAAAGTTCTGGCTTAGAAGCTTCTCAAGTTTTTCCTGTTGTTAGTATGGGAGTTATTGTTATTTCAGCTATAGTTGGCAAATTACTTTTTAAAGAGCATTTGTCGTTATATAATTGGTTAGGATTAGGAATCGCTATCATAGCAATATTCATCATTACTTTTGCTTAG